agcattgaggagtacaccacatcagtcactggcttcatcaataagtgcatcgatgacgtcgtccccacagtgaccgtacgtacataccccaaccagaagccatggattacaggcaacatctgcactgagctaaagggtagagctgccgctttcaaggagcgggactctaacccggacgcttataagaaatcccgctatgccctccgacaaaccatcaaacaggaaaagagtcaatacaggactaagattgaatcgtactacaccggctctgacgctcgtcggatgtggcagggcttgaaaactattacagactacaaagggaagcacagccgcgagctgcccagtgacacaagcctaccagacgagctaaatcacttctatgctcgcttcgaggcaagcaacactgaagcaggcatgagagcaccagctgttccggatgactatgttaTCACGCTCTCTGtatccgatgtgagtaagacttttaagcaggtcaacattcacaaggccgcaggaccagacggattaccaggacgtgtaatccgagcatgtgctgaccaactggcaagtgtcttcactgacattttcaacatgtccctgactgactctgtaataacaacatgtttcaagcagaccaccatagtccttgtgcccaaggaaactaagataacctgccaaaatggctaccgacccgtagcactcatgtctgtagccatgaagtgctttgaaaggctggtcatggctcacatcaacaccattatcccagaaaccctagacccactccaatttgcataccgccccaacagatccacagatgatggaatctctattgcactccacactgccctttcccatctggacaagaggaacacctacgtgagaatgctattaattgactacagctcaacgttcaacaccatagtgccctcaaagctcatcactaagctaaggaccctggaactaaacacctccctctgcaactgtatcctggacttcctgactggccgcccccaggtggtaagggtaggtaacaacacatctgccatgctgatcctcaacacgggggcccctcaggggtgcgtgctcagtcccctcctgtactccctgttcacccatggctgcatggccaggcacgactccaacaccatcattaagtttgccgacgacacaacagtggtaggcctgatcaccaacaacgatgagacagcctatagggaggaggtcagagacctggcagtgtggtgccaggataacaacctctccctcaacatgaccaagacaaaggagatgattgtggactacaggaaaaaaaagaggactgagcacgcccccattctcatcgacggagctgtagtggaacaggttgagagcttcaagttccttggtgtccacatcaccaacgaactatcatggtccaaacacaccaagacagtcgtgaagagggcatgacaaagcctattccccctcaggagactgaaaagatttggcatgggtcctcagatcctcaaaaagttctacagctgcaccatcgagagcatcctgactggttgcatcaccgcctggtatggcaactgctcggcctctaaGGGTGCCCTCAGGGGGAGCGGTGAGACCCAGAAAGTGTTAAGTGTTAGGGTGtgggggttagggactaggggttaaggTGTAAGGGTTAAGGTACCTTAGATCCAGGGGGAGCGGTGAGACCCAGGAAAGCGTAGACAATGTTGTCTTCTCTGGCATCAAAGAACGCCTCGTAGTTCTGAAGGAGAGATAAAACCACTATAAACCCTACAGCCTTGTAGTTCTGAGGAGAGAGCGATAAAACCATTATAAATCCTACAGCCTTGTAGttctgaggggagagagataaaACCATTATAAATCCTACAGCCTTGTAGTTCTGAAGGAGAGAGCGATAAAACCATTATAAATCCTACAGCCTTGTAGttctgaggggagagagataaaACCATTATAAATCCTACAGCCTTGTAGTTCTGAGGGAGAGATAAAACCATTATAAACCCTACAGCCTTGTAGTTCTGAAGGAGAGAGCGATAAAACCATTATAAATCCTACAGCCTTGTTGttctgaggggagagagataaaACCATTATAAATCCTACAGCCTTGTAGttctgaggggagagagataaaACCATTATAAATCCTACAGCCTTGTAGTTCTGAGGGGAGAGATAAAACCATTATAAACCCTACAGCCTTGTAGTTCTGAAGGAGAGAGCGATAAAACCATTATAAATCCTACAGCCTTGTTGttctgaggggagagagataaaACCATTATAAATCCTACAGCCTTGTAGTTCTGAAGGAGAGAGCGATAAAACCATTATAAATCCTACAGCCTTGTAGttctgaggggagagagataaaACCATTATAAATCCTACAGCCTTGTAGTTCTGAGGGGAGAGATAAAACCATTATAAATCCTACAGCCTTGTAGTTCTGAAGGAGAGAGCGATAAAACCATTATAAATCCTACAGCCTTGTAGttctgaggggagagagataaaACCATTATAAATCCTACAGCCTTGTAGTTCTGAGGGGAGAGAAAAGGTTAACAGGAGCTATTCAATGTTAGCAGGTCCATACATTCTACAGTCAGGGATGAACCGGTCAGTAAACAGTGAATCTGACATTCAGCTTTTTTTTTATCTCACAGGACAAGCTGGCTTCACACCCAACAGCAAATAGTCactttacaacacacacacagacacacagacagacacacacacacacgcagacacacacacagacacacacacacacacacagacagacacacacacacacacagacagacacacagacacacacacacacaccaacacacccaaCAGCAAACACAACCTTTACTACAGAGCATAAACTTTACTGGAGCTATCTGTCATCtcctctgtctttgtgtgttattgaaCCCCCTACTATAACCTCTATTAGTCCTTTATACCATAACCTCCATCAACCCCCTACTATAACCTCTATTAGTCCTTTATACCATAACCTCCATCAACCCCCTACTATAACCTCTATTAGTCCTTTATACCATAACCTCCATCAACCCCCCTACTATAACCTCTATTAGTCCTTTATACCACAACCTCCATCAACCCCCTACTATAACCTCTATTAGTCCTTTATACCATAACCTCCATCAACCCCCTACTATAACCTCTATTAGTCTTTTATACCATAACCTCCATCAACCCCCTACTATAACATCTATTAGTCCTTTATACCATAACCTCCATCAACCCCCTACTATAACCTCTATTAGTCCTTTATACCATAACCTCCATCAACCCCCTACTATAACCTCTATTAGTCCTTTATACCATAACCTCCATCAACCCCCTACTATAACCTCTATTAGTCCTTTTATACCATAACCTCCATCAACCCCCTACTATAACCTCTATTAGTCCTTTATACCATAACCTCCATCAACCCCCTACTATAACCTCTATTAGTCCTTTATACCATAACCTCCATCAACCCCCTACTATAACCTCTATTAGTCCTTTATACCATAACCTCCATCAACCCCCTACTATAACCTCTATTAGTCCTTTATACCATAACCTCCATCAACCCCCTACTATAACCTCTATTAGTCATCATGATGCCTGACTGACTGAGCTGAACACACAGATAAACTGGGTCAAGCTAATTAAAGCTATTTTAGTAGGGCTGTTACAGACTAACATAGAAACAGAATGATGCTAGAACAACTGCTGACTAAGGCAATAAATGATACTAATTTATTACAATTCACTATCGCTCAATATTGTGCaccccatctgtgtgtgtgtttcccaccCCACAGTATCTGTCCTGGTTGAAGATCTGTGGAGGTAGAGGGTTCCCTGCAGTGGGTCTAGCCTCCTCCGGAACATTCTCTCTCATCCACTTCCTGTTGTCCTCATTGGCAGCGATGTCACACTCCTCAAACTCAATCTTATTGGCTGACAGGAAGCCCATCACATCCTGCTGCTGTTTCTTTATCTGTaagaaggggaggagggatgtGTTTATTTCTCATATTTTCTGTGAGGAACTGAAGAGTCAGCTGTACTGAGAACGTTCTAGAGCAGcaggatgaaaggagagagagagagagagaggagacagggagggaggagacagggagagaggagacagggagagaggagacagggagggaggagacaggagggaggagacagggagggaggagacagggagggagggaggagacagggagggagggaggagacagggagggagggaggagacagggagggaggagacagggagggaggagacagggagggaggagacagggagggagggaggagacagggagggagggaggagacagggagggaggagacagggagggaggagacagggagggagggagggagggaggagacagggagggaggagacagggagggaggagacagggagggagcgagagagtgaCATAGgaaaaaattaacaaaaaaacagataaaactagaacgctatttggtcctaaacagagagtacacagtggcagaatacctgaccactgtgactgacccaaacttaaggaaagctttgactatgtacagactcagtgagcatagccttgctattgagaaaggccgaggtaggcagacctggctctcaagagaagacaggctatgtgcacactgcccacaaaatgaggtggaaaatgagctgcacttcctaacctcttgccaaatgtatgaccatattagagacacatatttccctcagattacacagacccacaaagaatttgaaaacaaacccaattttgataaactcccttatctactgggtgaaataccacagtgtgccatcacagcagcaatatttgtgccctgttgccacaagaaaagggcaaccagtgaagaacaaacaccattgtaaagagagagagagacagacagacagacagacagacagacagacagacagacagacagacacagagagacagacagacacagagagacagacagacacagagagacagacagacacagagagacagacacagagagacagacacagagagacacagagagacaaaacaacaacaacacgaagagtttatctatccaaaatggagatgtatgggtaatccacttctccaacctttttggctctataacaaagaactaAGAGGGAaaatatatacatgatcaaatgcaaatcttagaatcaactattaaagactaccagaacccactggattctccaattacattgaatacaaaccctccaacccaaaaaggcctgtggtgttgatggtatcctaaatgaaatgataaaatatacagaccacaaattccaattggctatacttaactCTTTAACATTATCCTCAGCAtgggcatcttccccaatatttggaaccaagatTGGTCCCCCCAATCAACAAAAGTGGAGAGAGATTTGACCCCAATagctaccgtgggatatgcgtgaacagcaaccttgggaaaatcctctgcattatcattaacagcagactcgcacatttcctcagtgaaaacaatgtactgagtaaatgtcaaattggctttataCCAAATTACCGTATGGCAGACCACGTATTAACCctacacaccctaattgacaaacaaacaaaacaaaggcaaagtcttctcatgctttgttgatttcaagatCCAAGATGTTGATTTCaagttccaagatggcgtagcagtgcggtcgcggtTTTATTCATTGTCCTTGTGTAATTATCCCGTTTCtagtttttttgtctattttgtatatatttctcaatttttacttttcattctttaactaaatatactttcctgcaacccgcctcacccaacgtggaaaggattctattatttctttataactttcatcaagaaccttaagctgaaactagtgtagctgcaactgaatggctacttgctattagtcaccgttagcgtcttcaccattgtccgtggcctacactatccaccagccagctctagctctagcctggacaattcgtcggccagtctgcacagcgtgctatcgacccagagcttattggactttctgccggaatcactggaccctagcgccggatcatcgcaaccagctagctagctgcaacctgttgttggctaattaccattgccctatagcaagcaccagttagccttgagctagcctcaggcccatctcccggctatctacctctctgtcaaccggacgggacctcctagtgttgacactgagccccgccgatccaacacgactggtttgccgacgaaatcgtctgatgtggtttcaacaggcttcccgttgcgcccggcccgctagcacatgcaaactacaactgtgctccctgctagctgtgctgaagtaccaatttgaactgctctcggactcacatattgctgttcactggaccttatgatcactcagctgcacagctgatgcctgctggactgttcctttacacggtaccctgtcctgtttattctgtttagcctcagcccaaacgttatcgctattaccagttgttgtcttagctctctctaataacacctgtgattgctttatgcctctctcccatgtcaattatgccttgcctattgctgtttgggttagttctta
This window of the Coregonus clupeaformis isolate EN_2021a unplaced genomic scaffold, ASM2061545v1 scaf0956, whole genome shotgun sequence genome carries:
- the LOC121531621 gene encoding SH3 domain-binding glutamic acid-rich-like protein, translated to MVIKVYIATSSGSTSIKKQQQDVMGFLSANKIEFEECDIAANEDNRKWMRENVPEEARPTAGNPLPPQIFNQDRYCGNYEAFFDAREDNIVYAFLGLTAPPGSKEADALAKREQQ